One Xyrauchen texanus isolate HMW12.3.18 chromosome 46, RBS_HiC_50CHRs, whole genome shotgun sequence DNA segment encodes these proteins:
- the LOC127638052 gene encoding globoside alpha-1,3-N-acetylgalactosaminyltransferase 1-like has translation MSLTEFNQWSQGEGPSVEEDEETVSVCSRRPEDADTVLEPSQSGTTCDKTSNVMEHYTTTTMSHALGGVTLSVLYLDYTSNMDRSRLQRQQQQQHQEKEKQLTEPAPVKFLNSQPSVLVGRTDVVSVTPWLAPTIWEGTFSPTLMDSLYNQQNITIATTVFALGKYTHFLKDFLESAEQHYFVGFRVHYYLFTDQPEMVPEVKLGDQHRLTVREVPSLDRWQDISMGRMGILEKLIKSELTDEINYVFCLDVDTKFYGRWGVETLGRLVAVRHPWFYDHPRYRFAYERNAESQAFISFDEGDYYYTSSAFGGFLDEVHELTKTCREQQSIDAANSIETIWQDESHLNKYFFSNKPSKLLSPEYL, from the exons ATGAGTTTAACTGAGTTTAATCAGTGGTCACAGGGAGAAGGCCCATCagttgaggaggatgaggagactGTGTCTGTATGTTCAAGGAGGCCTGAG GATGCTGACACTGTTCTAGAGCCCTCTCAGTCTGGGACCACATGTGACAAA ACAAGCAATGTTATGGAGCACTACACAACAACTACAATGTCACATGCCCTAGGTGGAGTCACTCTGAG CGTCCTGTACCTGGACTACACCTCCAACATGGACAG ATCCAGACTACAAAgacaacaacagcagcaacatCAAGAGAAAGAAAAACAGCTTACTGAACCAGCACCTGTCAA GTTTTTGAACAGTCAGCCCAGTGTCCTGGTGGG TCGGACAGATGTTGTTTCTGTGACACCATGGTTGGCCCCAACTATTTGGGAGGGAACTTTTAGCCCCACACTGATGGACTCTCTGTACAATCAACAAAACATCACCATCGCAACCACAGTCTTTGCTTTGGGAAA ATACACACATTTCCTTAAAGATTTTCTGGAGTCAGCAGAGCAACATTACTTTGTCGGATTTCGAGTGCATTACTACCTGTTTACAGATCAACCAGAAATGGTTCCTGAAGTAAAGCTGGGTGACCAACATCGTCTGACCGTACGGGAGGTCCCAAGTTTGGACAGGTGGCAGGACATTAGTATGGGCAGAATGGGAATATTGGAAAAACTAATTAAGAGTGAACTGACCGATGAGATTAACTACGTTTTTTGTCTTGATGTGGATACAAAGTTCTACGGCCGCTGGGGCGTGGAGACTTTAGGTCGTCTAGTAGCGGTGCGACACCCTTGGTTCTATGATCACCCACGGTATCGATTCGCATATGAACGTAATGCAGAGTCACAGGCATTTATATCATTTGATGAAGGTGATTATTATTACACAAGTTCTGCGTTTGGTGGCTTTTTGGATGAAGTACATGAACTCACTAAAACCTGCCGCGAACAGCAGAGCATTGATGCTGCAAACTCCATTGAGACAATATGGCAGGATGAATCTCACTTGAACAAGTACTTTTTTTCTAACAAACCCAGTAAATTGCTCTCTCCTGAATATCTGTGA
- the ribc2 gene encoding RIB43A-like with coiled-coils protein 2: MTHVEHLSDQIAAAQLDRRRNTEQQRQERIFNDKFRTIGVDKNALDHQVKERREQDQREANEHKTYVDDLLCSDRVACILGQRQKKDERLMNETIAQFRQQFQQASYRREFDLNDPELLKKQEGMQILPGLNGEDLSRKDRLRKQQEQLRAWSLKQQQELERAKQQLKEEVYRNEQSMLSLDNRAVELQKMEEECKRSAAIANKDFNLALAAEMTNRRRQERHEEDEDNQTDILNQLNGDLLTENPEQRASVLGLSRMRRDLYKGMTPEELQKYTQYRQQQAEERKCACLEQREKELQDYNMRIASARNALLLERQQARVNKELRRAMDNTNKQLAQTHDAQKKHLQEEYINIPDEHYFSQFNTSSR, encoded by the exons ATGACCCACGTTGAGCATCTGTCTGACCAAATCGCAGCTGCTCAACTTGACAGGAGGAGAAACACGGAGCAGCAACGCCAAGAGAGGATTTTCAATGACAAATTCCGAACAATTGGG GTTGATAAGAATGCTCTCGACCATCAAGTTAAAGAACGAAGAGAACAAGACCAACGTGAAGCGAATGAACATAAAACCTACG TTGATGATCTGCTGTGCAGTGATCGTGTAGCCTGTATCTTGGGCCAGCGGCAGAAAAAAGATGAGCGCCTAATGAATGAAACCATTGCGCAATTCAGACAGCAGTTCCAGCAGGCCAGCTACAGGCGCGAGTTTGATCTGAATGATCCAGAGCTGCTGAAGAAGCAGGAAGGGATGCAGATACTGCCGGGACTAAATGGGGAAGATCTGTCCAGGAAAGACAGGCTGAGGAAGCAGCAAGAGCAGCTCAGGGCATGGTCCCTAAAACAGCAACAAGAACTGGAGCGAGCAAAACAACAGCTAAAAGAAGAAG TGTATCGGAACGAACAAAGCATGCTGTCATTGGACAACAGAGCTGTTGAATTGCAGAAGATGGAGGAAGAATGCAAGAGATCTGCAGCCATTGCCAACAAAGACTTTAACCTGGCACTG GCTGCAGAGATGACAAATCGACGTCGACAAGAGCGTCACGAAGAGGATGAGGACAACCAGACGGATATCCTGAATCAGTTAAATGGGGACCTACTGACTGAAAACCCTGAACAGAGAGCTAGTGTGCTGGGACTGTCTCGCATGCGTAGGGACCTATACAAGGGGATGACCCCTGAAGAACTGCAAAAGTACACTCAATACCGGCAGCAGCAAGCAGAAGAGAGGAAG TGTGCTTGCTTAGAGCAGAGGGAAAAGGAGCTGCAGGACTATAACATGCGCATTGCATCAGCGCGTAATGCTTTGCTACTTGAAAGACAGCAAGCGCGTGTTAATAAGGAGCTCCGCAGGGCTATGGACAACACCAACAAACAACTGGCCCAGACACATGATGCTCA GAAGAAACATCTTCAGGAGGAGTACATCAACATTCCTGATGAGCACTATTTTTCCCAGTTTAACACCAGCAGTAGATAA